The Pongo abelii isolate AG06213 chromosome 11, NHGRI_mPonAbe1-v2.0_pri, whole genome shotgun sequence genome includes a window with the following:
- the LOC100454018 gene encoding ATP synthase F(0) complex subunit C2, mitochondrial-like, producing MYTCSKFVSTPSLVKSASQLLNHLLPAVVLKRPETLTGENLSSLAVSCPLTSLVPGHSFESSAISRDIDTTAKFIGAGAAIVGVAGSGAGIATVFGSLIIGYARNPSLKQQLFSYAILGFTL from the coding sequence ATGTACACCTGCTCCAAGTTCGTCTCCACTCCCTCCTTGGTCAAGAGCGCCTCACAGCTGCTAAACCATCTGCTACCTGCAGTGGTGCTGAAACGACCAGAGACACTGACAGGTGAGAACCTCAGCAGCTTGGCAGTCTCATGTCCCCTTACCTCGCTTGTCCCTGGCCACAGCTTCGAAAGCAGCGCCATTTCAAGGGACATCGACACAACAGCCAAGTTCattggggctggggctgccataGTTGGGGTGGCGGGCTCTGGGGCTGGGATTGCAACTGTGTTTGGGAGCCTCATCATTGGTTATGCCAGGAACCCTTCTCTGAAACAACAGCTCTTCTCCTACGCCATTCTAGGCTTTACCCTCTAG